In Natronococcus occultus SP4, the following proteins share a genomic window:
- a CDS encoding HVO_A0556 family zinc finger protein, with product MSKPQSGVGNQRQLLAILAGRPCPVCSDGELERGEYKDNAAAICDECGTPQAQVWRPSE from the coding sequence ATGTCGAAACCGCAGTCAGGCGTCGGGAATCAGCGGCAGCTGCTCGCGATCTTGGCGGGACGTCCGTGTCCGGTCTGCTCGGACGGCGAACTCGAACGCGGCGAGTACAAGGACAACGCCGCCGCGATCTGCGACGAGTGCGGGACGCCACAGGCGCAGGTCTGGCGCCCCTCCGAGTAA
- a CDS encoding DUF7511 domain-containing protein — MTDNTHDVDTSQSALEDASIELDSVTIQHSDAPNECAMFPRDASDIELMTNWIAAHDDGFVRLESMR; from the coding sequence ATGACTGACAACACACACGACGTCGATACCAGCCAGTCCGCTCTCGAGGACGCCAGCATCGAACTCGACAGCGTCACGATCCAGCACAGCGACGCTCCCAACGAGTGTGCGATGTTCCCCCGGGACGCGAGCGATATCGAACTGATGACGAACTGGATCGCCGCTCACGACGACGGGTTCGTCAGGCTCGAGTCGATGCGATAA
- the rnhB gene encoding ribonuclease HII — MPFGVDEAGKGPVLGSMFAAAVHVSEPDALPEGIADSKRLAPERREELDATLREDDRIAVGVSEITPPLIDDPETDMNSLAVRAHAEAIEGALEAAELPADPSASGRCDACDTDADRFARRVADTCEPERDLELELTAAHGADDEDPIVGAASVVAKVERDASMAALADEYGSVGSGYPSDPTTREFLESYVADHGELPPFARESWSTCADVLADAEQTGLGQF, encoded by the coding sequence ATGCCATTCGGCGTCGACGAGGCGGGGAAGGGGCCCGTACTGGGCTCGATGTTCGCCGCAGCCGTCCACGTTTCGGAGCCCGACGCGCTCCCGGAAGGGATCGCGGATTCGAAGCGCCTCGCACCCGAGCGCCGCGAGGAGCTGGACGCGACCCTGCGCGAGGACGACCGAATCGCCGTCGGCGTCAGCGAGATCACGCCTCCCCTGATCGACGACCCCGAGACCGACATGAACTCGCTGGCGGTCAGGGCCCACGCCGAGGCGATCGAAGGGGCCCTCGAGGCCGCCGAGCTTCCTGCCGATCCGTCGGCGTCCGGCCGCTGTGACGCCTGCGACACCGACGCCGACCGCTTCGCTCGGCGAGTCGCCGACACCTGCGAGCCCGAACGCGACCTCGAGCTCGAACTGACGGCCGCACACGGCGCCGACGACGAGGACCCGATCGTCGGCGCGGCCAGCGTCGTCGCCAAGGTCGAACGCGACGCCTCGATGGCCGCGCTGGCCGACGAGTACGGCTCCGTCGGCAGCGGCTACCCGAGCGATCCGACCACGCGGGAGTTCCTCGAGTCCTACGTCGCCGACCACGGCGAGCTGCCGCCCTTCGCCCGCGAGTCGTGGTCGACCTGTGCGGACGTCCTCGCCGACGCCGAGCAGACGGGTCTCGGGCAGTTCTGA
- a CDS encoding tRNA pseudouridine(54/55) synthase Pus10, giving the protein MSTEDARALLSTGSVCDSCLGRPFAERSFGLTNAERGRALRTTIAIEDDTDFEPVDPDACWVCEGYCAAFDAIAETIVDELEGVDFATYQVGTRVPPLVEENDRLLREDASLEPDVGESLKREMNREVGRRVGSKTGAEVDFDRPDVLAVVDLEAFDPLEFAADETVTSHAVDVQINPAFVYGRYRKLERDIPQTEWPCRECGGSGVQLGDDGEEPCDYCGGSGYMYDTSVEQVVRPHVVAAMDGEEGTFHGAGREDVDARMLEEGRPFVLEVKRPKRRDPDPAELEATINDAADGAVAVEGLRLATYEMVERVKEHDASKRYRADVEFADPVAEDAFETALEELSGTTVEQYTPQRVDHRRAGLTRERTVYEIDGDLREPTRAEVRLHGEGGLYVKELISSDEGRTEPSLAGLLGTDADVTALDVTGVEGEDEPFALEAYFRDEPRAGTE; this is encoded by the coding sequence ATGAGTACCGAGGACGCCCGCGCGCTGCTCTCGACGGGATCGGTCTGTGACTCCTGTCTCGGCCGTCCGTTCGCCGAGCGGAGCTTCGGGCTGACCAACGCCGAGCGAGGGCGGGCACTGCGGACGACGATTGCGATCGAGGACGATACCGACTTCGAACCCGTCGACCCCGACGCCTGCTGGGTCTGCGAGGGGTACTGTGCCGCGTTCGACGCGATCGCCGAGACGATCGTTGACGAGCTCGAGGGCGTCGACTTCGCCACCTACCAGGTCGGCACCCGCGTCCCCCCGCTCGTCGAGGAGAACGATCGGCTCCTCCGTGAGGACGCGAGTCTCGAGCCCGACGTCGGCGAGTCGCTCAAACGCGAGATGAACCGCGAGGTCGGTCGCCGGGTCGGCTCGAAAACGGGCGCCGAGGTCGACTTCGATCGCCCGGACGTCCTCGCGGTCGTCGACCTCGAGGCGTTCGACCCTCTCGAGTTCGCCGCCGACGAAACGGTCACGAGCCACGCGGTCGACGTCCAGATCAACCCCGCGTTCGTCTACGGTCGCTACCGCAAGCTCGAGCGGGACATCCCCCAGACGGAGTGGCCCTGCCGGGAGTGTGGCGGCAGCGGCGTCCAGCTCGGCGACGACGGCGAGGAGCCCTGTGACTACTGTGGCGGCTCGGGCTACATGTACGACACCAGCGTCGAGCAGGTCGTCCGTCCCCACGTCGTCGCGGCGATGGACGGCGAGGAGGGAACCTTCCACGGCGCGGGCCGGGAGGACGTCGACGCCCGGATGCTCGAGGAGGGTCGGCCGTTCGTCCTCGAGGTCAAGCGGCCGAAGCGTCGCGACCCCGATCCCGCCGAGCTCGAAGCGACGATCAACGACGCGGCCGACGGCGCGGTGGCGGTCGAGGGGCTGCGACTCGCGACCTACGAGATGGTCGAACGGGTGAAAGAACACGACGCGAGCAAACGGTACCGCGCCGACGTCGAGTTCGCCGATCCCGTCGCCGAGGACGCGTTCGAGACCGCACTCGAGGAGCTCTCGGGAACGACCGTCGAGCAGTACACGCCCCAGCGGGTCGACCACCGACGTGCGGGCCTGACCCGCGAGCGCACCGTCTACGAGATCGACGGCGACCTCCGCGAGCCCACCCGGGCGGAGGTCCGCCTCCACGGCGAGGGCGGCCTCTACGTGAAGGAGCTCATCAGCAGCGACGAGGGCCGCACCGAACCCAGTCTGGCGGGCCTGCTCGGGACCGACGCCGACGTGACGGCACTCGACGTCACCGGCGTCGAGGGCGAGGACGAGCCGTTCGCACTCGAGGCGTACTTCCGCGACGAGCCCCGGGCCGGCACCGAATAG
- a CDS encoding alpha/beta hydrolase family protein has translation MTERTELPLEAFYDLAEITDVAVSPDGDRVAFTATEYEQDADEAVASLFVVPTDGARDPHRLTTVAGASSPAWSPSGDELAFLAARETDVERRVGWQDRAADEDDSSAPNGDAETGPADDDANDSGSDDEPKRQVWLFDLARGGDARQVTDREEGVAEFDWSPDGDRFVIAARDPTDDEQEYLEQVREGGPIEATRLQHKVDGTGWTDDVTSYLFVVDRESGKSERLDDAYGGGAFQDLTGMEPRWGPTDRIAFTSCRLERPDDTLVRDVYTIAPDGSDLRRLTDGEWSCTRPSWREDGTLGFVVRDPEDWSKPDEVYYHDGEEPRSLTADLDRGVARSGTIDWVEDAAYTLVGDEARTRLVRAGIDGPAERTFEAQGDDRAILAFDVADDGSTAAVVFSHPQEGTDVHSVAVDDLGADEPPASLRRLSAVNADLTDSYPMPEARRVEWESDGWTIDGVVYHDPEIDLEDGSHPLVVAIHGGPLSYDEPVFSFAHAALTSRGYVLFRPNYRGGTSRGREFADVLRGRWGTAEVDDVVAGVEDLADRGWVDRDRVFGYGFSYGGIAQGYLVTQTDLLTAAAPEHGIYDLRADFGTGDSHNWMEADFGLPWENPENYDAASAILDAGEIDTPLLVTAGGEDWRCPPSQSEQLYTAARKQGVDAKLIVYPDEHHNIGDPDRAIHRLEQVLAWYETHDPGVENRTDG, from the coding sequence GTGACCGAACGAACCGAGCTTCCACTAGAAGCGTTTTACGACCTCGCGGAGATCACCGACGTCGCGGTCTCGCCCGACGGCGATCGGGTCGCGTTCACCGCGACCGAGTACGAACAGGACGCCGACGAGGCCGTCGCCTCGCTGTTCGTCGTTCCGACGGACGGCGCGAGGGATCCCCACCGGTTGACGACCGTCGCCGGCGCCTCGAGTCCGGCCTGGAGCCCATCAGGAGACGAACTCGCGTTTCTGGCCGCGCGAGAGACGGATGTCGAGCGGCGAGTCGGATGGCAGGATCGGGCGGCGGACGAGGACGACTCGAGTGCGCCGAACGGAGACGCGGAGACCGGTCCGGCGGACGATGATGCGAACGATTCCGGGTCGGATGACGAGCCGAAACGACAGGTGTGGCTGTTCGACCTCGCTCGAGGCGGTGACGCCCGGCAGGTGACCGACCGAGAGGAGGGCGTCGCGGAGTTCGACTGGAGCCCGGACGGCGACCGATTCGTGATCGCCGCGCGAGATCCGACCGACGACGAGCAAGAGTATCTCGAACAGGTGCGCGAGGGTGGCCCGATCGAGGCGACGCGCCTCCAGCACAAGGTCGACGGGACCGGCTGGACCGACGACGTAACGAGCTACCTGTTCGTCGTCGACCGCGAATCGGGCAAGTCCGAGCGTCTGGACGACGCCTACGGCGGCGGTGCGTTCCAGGATCTTACGGGGATGGAGCCCCGCTGGGGTCCGACCGACCGCATCGCCTTCACGTCGTGTCGACTCGAGCGGCCCGACGACACGCTGGTCCGGGACGTGTACACGATCGCTCCCGACGGCTCGGACCTGCGGCGGCTGACCGACGGCGAGTGGTCGTGTACGCGACCGTCCTGGCGCGAGGACGGGACGCTCGGTTTCGTCGTCCGCGATCCGGAGGACTGGTCGAAGCCCGACGAGGTCTACTACCACGACGGCGAGGAGCCGCGGTCGCTGACGGCCGACCTCGACAGGGGCGTCGCCCGCTCGGGAACGATCGACTGGGTCGAGGACGCGGCCTACACCCTCGTCGGCGACGAGGCCAGGACGAGGCTCGTTCGCGCCGGAATCGACGGCCCGGCCGAGCGAACCTTCGAGGCCCAGGGCGACGACCGGGCGATCCTCGCGTTCGACGTCGCCGACGACGGCTCGACGGCCGCGGTCGTGTTCTCGCATCCTCAGGAGGGGACGGACGTCCACTCGGTCGCGGTCGACGATCTCGGGGCGGACGAGCCGCCCGCGTCGCTCCGGCGGCTCTCCGCGGTCAACGCGGATCTCACCGACTCGTACCCGATGCCGGAGGCGCGCCGGGTCGAGTGGGAGTCCGACGGCTGGACCATCGACGGGGTCGTCTACCACGACCCGGAGATCGACCTCGAGGACGGCTCCCACCCACTCGTGGTGGCGATCCACGGCGGGCCCCTGTCCTACGACGAGCCGGTGTTCAGCTTCGCCCACGCGGCGCTGACGAGTCGGGGCTACGTGCTCTTCCGCCCGAACTACCGGGGCGGCACCTCCCGCGGACGGGAGTTCGCCGACGTGTTGCGCGGCCGCTGGGGCACTGCGGAGGTCGACGACGTCGTCGCAGGGGTCGAGGATCTCGCCGATCGGGGCTGGGTCGACCGCGACCGCGTCTTCGGCTACGGCTTCTCCTACGGCGGCATCGCTCAGGGCTACCTCGTCACACAGACAGACCTGCTGACCGCGGCCGCGCCGGAGCACGGCATCTACGACCTGCGCGCGGACTTCGGAACCGGCGACTCGCACAACTGGATGGAGGCCGACTTCGGCCTCCCCTGGGAGAACCCGGAGAACTACGACGCGGCCTCGGCCATCCTCGACGCCGGTGAGATCGATACGCCGCTGCTCGTGACCGCGGGTGGCGAGGACTGGCGCTGTCCGCCCAGCCAGTCCGAACAGCTCTACACCGCTGCGCGCAAGCAGGGGGTCGACGCGAAGCTGATCGTCTACCCCGACGAACACCACAACATCGGCGACCCCGATCGGGCGATCCACCGCCTCGAGCAGGTGCTAGCGTGGTACGAAACCCACGATCCGGGGGTCGAGAACCGAACGGATGGCTGA
- the trmY gene encoding tRNA (pseudouridine(54)-N(1))-methyltransferase TrmY, producing the protein MRQFVLIGHEIPTDPSFSLDDLAGGAGRLDALCRSITAAFVTSHGIREDVRVHLVARDEFTISFDGSELRRLNPDERSTAALVRKALEHREEAIGAMPAEPSPGVELYRRGFEATLEDVADDGAVVQLHEDSDPVTDADPLEDPIFVLSDHLDFTPEEAELLESAADRRLRLGPELLHADQAVTVAHHWLDTDGYERF; encoded by the coding sequence ATGCGCCAGTTCGTACTCATCGGTCACGAGATTCCGACCGACCCTTCCTTTTCCCTCGACGACCTCGCGGGCGGGGCCGGACGACTCGACGCGCTCTGTCGCTCGATCACCGCGGCGTTTGTCACCTCTCATGGTATCCGCGAGGACGTCCGGGTTCATCTCGTCGCACGCGACGAGTTCACGATCAGCTTCGACGGGAGTGAGCTCAGGCGGCTCAACCCCGACGAGCGGAGCACGGCCGCGCTCGTCCGGAAGGCCCTCGAACACCGCGAGGAAGCGATCGGCGCGATGCCGGCCGAACCCAGCCCCGGCGTCGAGCTCTACCGCCGCGGGTTCGAGGCGACCCTCGAGGACGTCGCCGACGACGGAGCCGTCGTCCAGCTCCACGAGGACAGCGACCCGGTCACCGACGCCGACCCGCTCGAGGATCCGATCTTCGTCCTCTCGGATCATCTGGACTTTACGCCCGAGGAAGCCGAGTTGCTGGAGTCCGCAGCCGACCGACGGCTTCGGCTCGGACCCGAGCTCCTTCACGCCGACCAGGCGGTCACCGTCGCTCACCACTGGCTCGACACCGACGGCTACGAGCGGTTTTAG
- a CDS encoding S1C family serine protease: MDQYRPSRRGVLAAAGAGIAGLVAGCAEPRTESSIEGGSAHEIDRENRADGSTYTDVYEGLIDSVTQIRVLGIENPYTEEEGQGQGSGFVVDDDYIVTNEHVVAGGTEIDLQYINGDWSGTRLLGSDRISDLAVLEADHVPEDATPLGLSETRPVVGQEVLAIGNPYGLEGSMSAGIVSGVDRTVPAPHGEFTFPNVVQTDAAVNPGNSGGPLVDLDGNVVGVVNAGGGDNIGFAISAALSRRVVPALIEDGEYEHPFLGIALATVDRFVAEENDLEEAAGVIVTETIQEPALGALEAADGTVERGGEPVPVGGDVIRSIDEEPIPDRHALSTYLALETSPGETVSVELLRDGEPRTVDLTLGSRPQPN; encoded by the coding sequence ATGGACCAGTATCGACCGAGCCGCCGCGGCGTCCTCGCGGCCGCGGGCGCCGGAATCGCCGGACTGGTCGCCGGCTGCGCCGAACCGCGAACCGAGAGCTCGATCGAGGGCGGCTCCGCCCACGAGATCGACCGCGAGAACCGCGCGGACGGATCGACCTACACCGACGTCTACGAGGGACTTATCGACTCGGTAACGCAGATTCGCGTCCTCGGGATCGAGAACCCCTACACCGAGGAGGAGGGCCAGGGACAGGGATCGGGGTTCGTCGTCGACGACGACTACATCGTCACCAACGAACACGTCGTCGCCGGCGGAACGGAGATCGATCTCCAGTACATCAACGGCGACTGGTCGGGCACCCGACTGCTGGGAAGCGACCGGATCAGCGACCTCGCCGTCCTCGAGGCCGACCACGTTCCCGAGGACGCAACCCCGCTCGGTCTCTCCGAGACCCGTCCCGTCGTCGGACAGGAAGTCCTCGCGATCGGCAACCCCTACGGGCTCGAGGGGTCGATGTCCGCTGGGATCGTCAGCGGCGTCGATCGGACGGTGCCGGCACCCCACGGCGAGTTTACCTTCCCGAACGTCGTCCAGACCGACGCGGCTGTCAACCCCGGAAACAGCGGCGGCCCGCTGGTCGATCTCGACGGGAACGTCGTCGGGGTCGTCAACGCCGGCGGCGGGGACAACATCGGATTCGCGATCTCGGCCGCCCTTTCCAGACGGGTCGTTCCTGCACTCATCGAGGACGGCGAATACGAGCATCCGTTCCTCGGAATCGCGCTCGCGACCGTCGATCGTTTCGTCGCCGAGGAGAACGACCTCGAGGAGGCGGCGGGCGTGATCGTCACCGAGACGATCCAGGAACCCGCGCTCGGCGCTCTCGAAGCCGCCGACGGGACGGTTGAACGGGGCGGAGAGCCCGTTCCGGTCGGCGGTGACGTCATCCGCTCGATCGACGAGGAGCCGATCCCGGACCGCCATGCGCTCTCGACGTACCTCGCACTCGAGACCAGTCCCGGTGAGACCGTCAGCGTCGAACTGCTCCGCGACGGCGAACCCCGGACGGTCGACCTGACGCTCGGATCGCGCCCGCAGCCGAACTGA